In Granulicella mallensis MP5ACTX8, the sequence TCTTCCATCGTCTCGGCGATGAGCTGCATCTGGCCGCGGCTCTCGTACACGCTGACCTGTCCGTGCAGCCGGACGGCGTCGCCGTCCTTAGGGCGAAAGCGTAGCAGTGACGCCTGGCGGCGGAACATCACGACGGAGAGCTGCGCGTTGCCGTCCTTCAGGGTGAAGTAGCAGTGTCCACTGGCGGCGGGCCTCCAGTTGGAGATCTCGCCATCTACCGTGATCTGCCCATAGCTGCGCTCGACGAGCCCCCGCACCTCGCGCACGAGATCGCCGACGGTCCAGACGCGAGCCTCGGCCTGTGGGGTGCTGGCTACTGGCAGCGGTTCAGGGCGTGCGATTCGGATCGTCGTGTTCAGGCTGCGGGATTGTTCGGCGATGATGTCAGCCGCCGACACAGCCTGTTCCTGCTGCGGTTCGGCCATTTCGTTTGGGGCGTCATCGAATGCCGGCAGCGTGTCGAACAGCGAGAGGGCTTGTTCAGGCTGCGGGGACTTCGGGCGAGCGGGGCGGCGGCCCGCGCCGCGGCGCAGACTGGCAAAGCTCGGCATGTCGTCGGAATCAGACATCGTGAAGATGAGTTTACTCCGCCAGGCGAGAGAGCTCACTTGTGGAGAGCGCGATGAAAATCGATAAAGTTTCGCAATCCCTTTGCCGTCATGCGCTGGAGCCGTTAGAGTGAAATCCATGCACCCCACCGCAATTGTCTTCGGCTGCCTGTTTCTGGCCGGCGTCCTGCTGGATGCCTTCCAGACCATCATCCTGCCGCGTCGCCCGGTGGGCCGCTTCCGCATTACGCAGCTCTTTTTCCTCTTCACATGGCGCCCCTGGGAATACCTGATCGAACACTTCATGCCGCGCCGAAAGCGCGACCAGCTTTACAGCTTCTATGGGCCGCTCTCGCTGTTGATGCTGTTCGGCCTCTGGGCGCTGCTGCTGGTGACGGCCTATATGCTGATCTACTTCGGCCTGCATACGCCGTTCTCCGATCCTACCCATCCAACCACGCCCTTTGAGTATCTGCGCAGTTGTTTTTACGTCAGCGGAACGACCCTGTTTACGCTGGGCCTGGGAGATGTTCAACCCACAACGCAGATTGCCCGAATGCTGCTCGTGCTCGAGTCGGGAACGGGGCTCGGCTTCGTTGCGCTGGTCATCGGCTATGTGCCGGTGCTGTACACCGCGTTTTCACAGCGTGAAATCTCTGTCGCGCTACTGGATGGGCGGGCCGGTTCGCCTCCCGCTGCCGGGGAGTTATTGCAGCGGCACAACTTCAGCGGCGGTCATCAGGCGCTCACGCTTTTGCTTGCCGAATGGGAACGATGGTGTGCCGAGATGCTCGAGACGCATATCTCGTACCCGATTCTCTGCTACTACCGGTCGCAGCATGACAATCAAAGCTGGCTTGCCGGGCTTACCGCCGTGCTCGATACCTGCGCTCTGTTGATCACTACGATCGAAGGCCCCAGCACACGCCAGGCGCAGCTCACCTTCGCTATCGGACGGCATACGCTGGTCGATCTCGGGCACGTCTTTCGACTAGAGAAGAACGAGCAGCGCTATCGAGAGGCGCCTCCGGTCCGTCTTCGCGACGAGGAGTTTGCGCGTCTCTGCGAGATGCTGACAGGAGCCGGTTTCTCGCTCTGCGGCGATGTCGAGTCTCATGAGCGGCTCAGCGCGATCCGCAAGCTCTATGAGCCGCATGCCTGCGCCCTGTCGGATTATCTTCATCTGCCGCTTCCATTCTGGGCGCCCCCGCCCCCCGATCCCCTGCGCAAGCACGATGGATGGACGACGGTAGCCAGCCTCCGTACGCCCGCAGCCCTCGCCGACCGCCTGGCAACGCATGTCAGTGTGCGCTCGACGGCCTCGCAGTTGCACGACAATGAATTGCATCCGCTGTAGGAAAAGGGATTAGGAAACAGGGATTAGGGATTAGGGATTAGGGAAAAGCCGGCCCCTTGTGGTTTCGCCTATCGCTACAGCAACTGCAAAGGCCACCCGAAGGTGGCCTTTGTTGTAACTAATCCCTAATCCCTGTTTCCTTATCCCTGCTCTACTGTGGTCCACCTGGCTGGGGGTTCAGCTTCTCAGCGGCGAGTGCGCCGGCGGGGCCAGGATTGCCCTTGGCGTCCTTGTCTTTGTCCTTCAGCTTGGCGTAGATCTCTTTGGCCTTGTCGGCCTTGCCTTCGGCGCTGTACAGCTCGGCGAGCTGGATCTGAGCGAGGCCCGGAGGGACAGTGGAAGCCTTGCCGTTCGAAAGCTCGTTGTAGAGGTCGACGGCCTGGGCATCGCGGTTGGTCTGCTCATAGATCTGTGCGAGTGACATCTTTGCGAGAGCGGCGAGGTCGTGGTTCCAGCTTCCGGCAACCTTCTTGAAGGTGTCTTCCGCGGGACCGTTCTGGCCCTCTTCCATGTAGGTCAGGCCAGAGAAGTAGAGCGCGAGCTTGCCGGACTCCGTCAGGCCGTAGTGCTGGGCAACGCTCTGGAACTGAGTGTTGGCAGCGGCTGCGCGCTCACTGATCGAGGCATAGCTCTTGGTGCCCGGAGGCAAGGGTTGGCCGGGCATGGCCACAGGGGTCTGATAGGTCTGCATGGCCTCGCCGAAGGCCGTAGCGGCGGCCGTCGAGTGATGCTGGAACAGGACATAACCGCCGACGATGGCGAGGATCACCACTACGGCTGCAACGCCAGCGCCGATGGCTGTCTGACGATTGTTCTTGGCCCACTCGGCGCCGTGCTCGGTGAGGGTAATGAACTGGTCTGGCTGCTTCAATTCACGCTTGGTCGCGTTATCCACTTGAATTCCGTCCTTAAAAACATCTGCAAGAGATCGCGGGCCCACCGTCCACGCATCCATCCAGTCTAGCAGTTCGCGGAGCCTGGAGCCCCAAATTGGCGCAAAAGCAGGAAAACAGGGGAGGATAGGCGTTTGCTGCCAACCGGAGGCTATTGACACATTAGTTAATAAGTTTTT encodes:
- a CDS encoding potassium channel family protein; amino-acid sequence: MHPTAIVFGCLFLAGVLLDAFQTIILPRRPVGRFRITQLFFLFTWRPWEYLIEHFMPRRKRDQLYSFYGPLSLLMLFGLWALLLVTAYMLIYFGLHTPFSDPTHPTTPFEYLRSCFYVSGTTLFTLGLGDVQPTTQIARMLLVLESGTGLGFVALVIGYVPVLYTAFSQREISVALLDGRAGSPPAAGELLQRHNFSGGHQALTLLLAEWERWCAEMLETHISYPILCYYRSQHDNQSWLAGLTAVLDTCALLITTIEGPSTRQAQLTFAIGRHTLVDLGHVFRLEKNEQRYREAPPVRLRDEEFARLCEMLTGAGFSLCGDVESHERLSAIRKLYEPHACALSDYLHLPLPFWAPPPPDPLRKHDGWTTVASLRTPAALADRLATHVSVRSTASQLHDNELHPL
- a CDS encoding tetratricopeptide repeat protein, which gives rise to MDNATKRELKQPDQFITLTEHGAEWAKNNRQTAIGAGVAAVVVILAIVGGYVLFQHHSTAAATAFGEAMQTYQTPVAMPGQPLPPGTKSYASISERAAAANTQFQSVAQHYGLTESGKLALYFSGLTYMEEGQNGPAEDTFKKVAGSWNHDLAALAKMSLAQIYEQTNRDAQAVDLYNELSNGKASTVPPGLAQIQLAELYSAEGKADKAKEIYAKLKDKDKDAKGNPGPAGALAAEKLNPQPGGPQ